AATGAATACGGAAGCGCACCTGCAATCATTGCTTCTTTTGATCCTTGTTTGTCCTGTACAGCAAGATGACGTGAAGATTAATTTTTTTAGGCACAGGAAAGTAAATAGTTTAAAATGAAATCATTCTTTAAAGCGTTGTTGAATATTTTCAGGAAACCGGTAACGGTAAAATATCCTTCGGAGAAAACTTTTCTTCCGGATGATTACCGCGGTTTGATCGGCTTTAATGAAGACCTGTGCATATGGTGCCGTCGGTGTGAAATGGTATGTCCGCCGGGCGCTATTGTGTTTTCTCAGGATTTGGAAGGAAAGCAAACTTATCATTTCAGCCGTGCCGTTTGCATTTATTGCGGAGAATGTGTACGCGCCTGTCCTAAAGAAGGTGCAATTTTTCAATCCAATGAACCCGCAAATTTTGCGGTTAAGGAATCGGACATCAACAACAATTGGAATAGATTATTTGATGAAGCACTGGAAAGCAGGATCGCGTATGCTGCTGAAAAGAAAAGACGGGCTGCGGAGAAAGTTGTTGCTGCAAAAAAAGAGGAAGAAAGTAAGACTGTTACTTAATGTTGCTGTAAAAAAATCTTCAACAACATGCACGAACTTTCCATTGCATATTCCATTTTGTCCATTGCTGAAAATGCGGCACCTGGAAATGACAAGAGTGTTGTTTCAGCTATCAATATTCAGATTGGAGCATTGAGCGGTATTGAAACAGAAGCACTGGCATTTGCTTTTTCCGTGATCAGGGATGATACGTTGCTCAAAGATGCGGAGCTGAATATTGAAATAATTCCGGGAGAAGCAATTTGCAATGAGTGCCATACTATTTTTCCATTTCATGAATATGGCAATTGCTGTCCGAAATGCAACAGCAATGTTCTTCAAATAATAAAGGGAAAAGAGTTGAAGGTGTTGAGCATTACGGTTGATGAATAATCAAAGAACTTTTTTTTATCGCAAAAGCTTTATTGTTTACGACTTTCAGGCTATGGTACTGATTGTTTTCTGAATCCATCTTCCCTCGATTTTCATTTGATCCTGAATGCAACAGTTGATAAGAATAACGTACCTGTTTTGCCGGATTCGCTATGATCAATCAACTTTCACCTGCTGACATTTATCATATTCACCTATGACAACTGGCATAAAAACAGTCGGGTGAAGATTCGAATTTTACGATTGCATTAACAGAAAATTGACCATGGAAGAATTATTGGATAAAACTTCGAAGGTTAAAGAAAGAAAGGTGAAAGGAAGGGTTAAGATTGATATTCAGAAATGCAAAGGATGTGAACTCTGCACTGTTGCTTGTAAAGAAAATGCTTTAAAACTTTCTGAAACCATTAATATAAAAGGATACCGGTACATCGTAGCCAACAATGATGTTTGTACCGGTTGTGTTAATTGTGCATTGGTTTGTCCGGATGCGGTAATTACTGTTTACCGCACGCATCCCAAAAAGAAACCTGTTGATATCACACCTCCCGATATCCGCGAACAGATACATTCCATGACCGTTACTTCAAAATAAAAGCTGTATGACTGAACCAAGATTAATGAAAGGCAATGAAGCAATGGCCGAAGCTGCTATTCAGGCCGGTTGCGATGCATACTTTGGGTATCCTATCACCCCACAATCAGAGGTGCTGGAATACCTTGCCAGGGAAATGCCCAGGCACAACAGGATTGTATTGCAGGCAGAGAGTGAAGTGGCTTCTATTAACATGGTGTATGGAGCAGCCGGTGCGGGTTTTCGTGCCATGACTTCTTCTTCATCGCCTGGCATCAGTCTTATGCAAGAGGGCATTTCATACATGGCAGGAGCGGAGTTACCTTGTTTGATTGTAAATGTAAACCGTGCAGGTCCCGGATTAGGAACTATTCAACCTGGTCAGGGTGATTATTTCCAATCTGTAAAGGGTGGCGGGCATGGTGATTATAAAATGATTGTGCTGGCTCCTTCTTCGGTGCAGGAGATGGCTGATTTTGTTTACCTCGGATTTGATCTCGCGGAAAAATACAGGAATCCCGTGCTGATATTGTCAGATGGTGCTATCGGACAGATGATGGAAAAAGTACATTTCAAGTCATATGCTATTCCTGAAGTTGATAAATCATGGGCAACCACCGGCAAACCGAAAACACGCGCCCGCAATTTTATCACATCATTGCATATTCAACCGGAAAAAATGGAGCAGCATAATCTAAAGCTGGAGGCGAAGTATAAAACTATTCGTGAACAGGAAGTAAGGTTTGAAGAATACAATACTGAAAATGCAGAATACCTTTTTGTTGCCTACGGATTAAGTGCAAGAATTTGCATGAAGGCAATGGACATTGCAAAAGACAACGGCCTAAAAGTGGGTTTACTTCGGCCTGTTACCTTGTATCCGTTTCCAACCCAAAGATTATATGAGCTGGCTGCACAAATGAAATTAATGTTGAGCGTTGAACTCAACAGCGGACAGATGGTAGAAGATGTAAGACTTGCAGTGAATGGAACAGTACCGGTTGAATTTTATGGACGAC
The genomic region above belongs to Chitinophagaceae bacterium and contains:
- a CDS encoding 4Fe-4S binding protein is translated as MKSFFKALLNIFRKPVTVKYPSEKTFLPDDYRGLIGFNEDLCIWCRRCEMVCPPGAIVFSQDLEGKQTYHFSRAVCIYCGECVRACPKEGAIFQSNEPANFAVKESDINNNWNRLFDEALESRIAYAAEKKRRAAEKVVAAKKEEESKTVT
- the hypA gene encoding hydrogenase maturation nickel metallochaperone HypA, which gives rise to MHELSIAYSILSIAENAAPGNDKSVVSAINIQIGALSGIETEALAFAFSVIRDDTLLKDAELNIEIIPGEAICNECHTIFPFHEYGNCCPKCNSNVLQIIKGKELKVLSITVDE
- a CDS encoding 3-methyl-2-oxobutanoate dehydrogenase subunit VorB gives rise to the protein MTEPRLMKGNEAMAEAAIQAGCDAYFGYPITPQSEVLEYLAREMPRHNRIVLQAESEVASINMVYGAAGAGFRAMTSSSSPGISLMQEGISYMAGAELPCLIVNVNRAGPGLGTIQPGQGDYFQSVKGGGHGDYKMIVLAPSSVQEMADFVYLGFDLAEKYRNPVLILSDGAIGQMMEKVHFKSYAIPEVDKSWATTGKPKTRARNFITSLHIQPEKMEQHNLKLEAKYKTIREQEVRFEEYNTENAEYLFVAYGLSARICMKAMDIAKDNGLKVGLLRPVTLYPFPTQRLYELAAQMKLMLSVELNSGQMVEDVRLAVNGTVPVEFYGRLGGMLPTPEEVVQHLEKLILKRHAN
- a CDS encoding 4Fe-4S dicluster domain-containing protein, giving the protein MEELLDKTSKVKERKVKGRVKIDIQKCKGCELCTVACKENALKLSETINIKGYRYIVANNDVCTGCVNCALVCPDAVITVYRTHPKKKPVDITPPDIREQIHSMTVTSK